The Pelagibius sp. CAU 1746 genomic sequence TCGTCTCGCGCAGGCCGAAATGGCCGGCGCTGGCCAGGGCGGCGATGGTGGCGATGTAGGCGACGAAGAAGACCGAGGCGATCATGGCGCGCGCCTTGTCCGGCGCGCTGCGCTGGTAGAGCAGCGCCAGCGGCGGGCCGTGAATGCCCGAGAGCACGCCCATGACCCCGGCGACGGTGCCGACGCCGATCAGGTTCCTGGTGGTGAAGGGCAGGTGCAGGCCGGTGAGGCTGATGGCGACGGCGGCGAGGATGACGGCGCCGAAGACCGGCGCCATGTTGTCCAGGTCGATGAAGATCAGCAGCAGCGCGCCCAGGGCCGCGCCCGCCACCACGCCGCCGCCGATGCGGGTGAGCTCCGGCTTTTCGATGGCACTGCGGCCTGCCGAGGTCATGAAGAGGGCGAGAAAGAGCGCGACGAAGACGCTGGGCCCAGGCACGAAGGCGAGGTCGATCAGGGCCAGCAGCGGGATGGCGATGAGGGCGAAGCCGATGCCGGTGGCCGCCTGCACCGCCGTCGCGCCGAGCACGATGAGATTGGCCGCCAGGAGCTGCACCATGTGCAGGCCGTTGAAGGCGGCCTCGAGCTCAGCCACCTCCGGCGCCGCGGCAGGACGCGGCGTCAGGCATCCGACCCGTTACCGGGCTTGCCGTTCACCTTCGCCGCGGCCTGTTCGGCTTCGCGTTCGCGGATGTAGTCTTCGGTGGTGCGCATGCGCGGCCGCTCGCCTGCCTGGAAGGGGTTGTCGGCGCTTTCGAACTGCGTGGTGATGCGGCAGTCCTCGCACATCTTGATGCGCTCGATCTGTCCGGACTCCTGGAACATCGAATGCTTGCCCGCAAGCTGATCGGCGATGCGCTCGATGGATTTGCGCACGCCGAAAGGTTTGCCGCAGCGGATGCACTCGAAGGGCTCTTCCTCGTTCAGGGTGACCGCGCTCATGGCCTCCCCCGTGAAGTTGAGGCGCGGCTCCAGGGTGATGACCTGCTCCGGGCAGGTCACCTTGCAGAGGCCGCATTGCACGCAGGCGTCCTCCTGGAAGCCCAGCCAGGGCCGGGTCTCGTCGTCGAGCAGCGCCGAGGCGGGGCAGGCGGAGACACAGGCCAGGCAGAGCGTGCAGCCCTCGGTGTCGACCTTGACCCGGCCGAAGGGCGCGCCGGGCGCCAGCGCCAGCGCATCGACCGGCGCCGGCGCCTTCTCGTGCAGGTGGCGCAGGGCCAGGAAGGCGCGGCTGCGCTTGCCGCCGACCGGCAGGAAGCTGCCGGCCTCGATGGCCGTCTCCGGTGCGGTGAGGCCGTAGAGCGCGGCTTCCACCGCGTCGGGGTCCATGTCGTCGATGACGTGCAAGCGTCCGCCGCCGTAACCGAGGCCGCCGAGCACGCTTTCCGTCAGGCCGATCTGTCCGGCCAGGCCGCTCATCTCGCCGCGCTTCTTCGGATCTGCAAGGATCACCACCTGGTCCGCGCCGTAGGCGAAGGCTGCCGCCAGGAAGTCGATGCCGACCTGGGTCACTTCGTTCAGCGGGAAGGGCAACACGTGGGCCGGCAGGCCGCGGCCGAGCCGCGCCATGAGGCCGATCATCTCGCTGCCGTAGGCGCCGTCATGCAGCAGCAGGGTGGCGCGCTTGCCGCCCGCGGCGCGGTAGGCTGTGAGCAGTTCGCGCAGGCGCTGGAAGAGGCTGTCGCCGGCGGGAAGCTGGTAGGTGGCGGCACCCGTGGGGCAGACGGAGGAGCAGGAACCGCAGCCGGCGCAGACCAGAGGGTCGATGTCGACGGTGTCGCCGGCGGAGGTGATGGCGCCGGTCGGGCAGACGTCCAGGCAGCGGGTGCAGCCGGTCTTGCGGCTGCGCGAGTGGGCGCAGATCTCCGGCCGGTACTTCACGTAGCGCGGCTTGTCGTACTCGCCCACCATGTCGGCGATGTCGAAGAGCGCATGCTGCACCGCCGCGGGGTCGCCGGGGTCCGGGCGCAGGTAGCCGTCCCG encodes the following:
- a CDS encoding sulfite exporter TauE/SafE family protein; protein product: MAELEAAFNGLHMVQLLAANLIVLGATAVQAATGIGFALIAIPLLALIDLAFVPGPSVFVALFLALFMTSAGRSAIEKPELTRIGGGVVAGAALGALLLIFIDLDNMAPVFGAVILAAVAISLTGLHLPFTTRNLIGVGTVAGVMGVLSGIHGPPLALLYQRSAPDKARAMIASVFFVAYIATIAALASAGHFGLRETILGVALLPGFFLGYFLSTRFFRISNPAAFRTGVLVIAAASAVALMLKGP
- a CDS encoding 4Fe-4S dicluster domain-containing protein is translated as MFEATESKSMEMRGKRVLVCNCDSTMPLDDAALTRACQAVGAEGKAEINTQLCRAQLGNFQRAILGQQPVVVACTQEAPLFGEIAAENNPQAEVDFVNIRETAGWAVEAKAATPKIAALLAAAMVEAEPTPMVPLASQGVCLVYGHDEQAIEAAKQLAGRLDVTVLLSEPGEIIPPQVMDVPIFKGSVVQAKGHLGSFGITVNDYAPAIPSGRGRLEFDAPKNNAFSECDLILDLTGGTPLFPAAEKRDGYLRPDPGDPAAVQHALFDIADMVGEYDKPRYVKYRPEICAHSRSRKTGCTRCLDVCPTGAITSAGDTVDIDPLVCAGCGSCSSVCPTGAATYQLPAGDSLFQRLRELLTAYRAAGGKRATLLLHDGAYGSEMIGLMARLGRGLPAHVLPFPLNEVTQVGIDFLAAAFAYGADQVVILADPKKRGEMSGLAGQIGLTESVLGGLGYGGGRLHVIDDMDPDAVEAALYGLTAPETAIEAGSFLPVGGKRSRAFLALRHLHEKAPAPVDALALAPGAPFGRVKVDTEGCTLCLACVSACPASALLDDETRPWLGFQEDACVQCGLCKVTCPEQVITLEPRLNFTGEAMSAVTLNEEEPFECIRCGKPFGVRKSIERIADQLAGKHSMFQESGQIERIKMCEDCRITTQFESADNPFQAGERPRMRTTEDYIREREAEQAAAKVNGKPGNGSDA